The sequence below is a genomic window from Acidobacteriota bacterium.
TAGAGCACGAGGAGCGTGCCGCGCCTTCCCTGGAGGACCGGCTCGGCCTGGAGCACGGCGTGTCCGGTGCCGAGTTGGGGCGACTGCATGACGAACGTCAGGCGCTCATGGCGGCCTGCGAGCGCCTCGCGCATTTCGTCCGCCCCCTGGCCGATGACGACGATCGTCTCGACCGGGGAGAGGGCGGCGGCGGTGCGGAGCACGTGCTCGATGATCGGGCGGCCGGCCAACGGGTGCAGAACCTTGGGGAGCGACGACTTCATCCGCGTGCCTTTACCGGCCGCGAGAACCACGATGTAGAGATCGGTCATGGGAAACGGCCGGCGTGAGCGGCCCTGGCGATTATCGCCGATGCGTGACTGCGGCTGCAGGCTCAGCGGGCCCGGCGGGGCTTTCGGCTCCCCGCGATGCCCGTGGGGACCTCGATGAGCTGCTGAAAGGCGTCGAGCGATCGCAGCGCTTCGAAGTCGGCGTCGTGCCGGGCCTGCGCCCGGACGTCGGGCCTCGCGTCGATCGCCTGGGCGAGCATGTGCAGGGCAGCGTTCGTGGCGCCGCGGCGGGCTTCGATGGCGGCCATCAGGTACAGCGCCAGGTCCTGATCGGGGTTCTCGCCGAGCACGCCCTTTGCCAGCCGTTCCGCCAGGTCGTCGTCCCCATTGTTGAGGGCGGCGGTCGCCGCCGTCAGCCGCTCCTCGATCGTCTGAGGGCTGGCGGGTCGCCGGCGCAGCTCGCGTTCGCAGAGCGAGAGATAGACCTCCGTGCGGTCCCGAAGGCCGCTGTCGCCAGCGAACGACTGCAGGATGAGCTTGAACTGCTCTGCCGCGTCTGCGAACGCGTGGCGCTGCATGGCCTGCACTCCGCGTTCGAAGGCGGACACCGCCTCCGCCGGCGGACCGTTCGGCTCCGGCCTGGCAGGCAGTGGCGCGGGCGCAGGCGCCGGCCGCACCGCGGCAGGCCGCGCAGCGTGCAGCCGCTGCCCGCTGGGCCGGGAGACAGCCGCACGTCCCTGCGAGCCACGTTTGGTCCGCGAGCGCTTTGCCATAGGAGCAGGGGAGGTTGACGCGAACTTAGCAAAAACGGCGAAGAACGGTCAAGACGACGGGCTGTTCTGTCGTTTGGCCAAGATGGTCCGTCGCCGGACCACGTTCGCAACCCTCGACGGACGCTCATCGAGCGTCAATGCCGCTATGCGGACCGCTTCGTCTAGATCGAACGGCCTTCCTGCGGTCAATCGACCAACGAAATCCACAATCTCGGCCGTACGGTCTGCGTCCGATGACTCAGCAGGGCGCGGACCGAGAACAATCACGAACTCACCCTGCGGTCGGATCTCTATTTCAGCCAGTCGATCCGTCGTTGTCAGCGTACAGGCCTCGTTCAACTTGGTCATTTCACGAAACACTGCTACTGTCCTAGCTGGTTTCAGTTCTGACAACGATCTCAGCGTTTCAGAAACACGATGCGGGGCCTCGAAGATCACCGCGGTTCTCTCTTCCTCCGCAAGATCCAGCGCCAGACTCTGTCTTTTGACCGATTCACGAGACGGGAAGCCGATGACCACGAACTGTGAGGCGGGGAAGCCGGCAGCGGAGAGGCTGGCGGTCACGGCGCTGGCGCCTGGAATCGGACGAACCGCGATCCCATGGCGATGGGCAGCGGCAACGAGGTGCGCTCCGGGATCGGAGATGCCCGGGGTGCCGGCATCGCTGACGAGCGCAACCGACTTGCCCCTGGTGAGCTGCGCCACCAGGCGCGGTGTCTCCCGCCGCTCGTTGTGCTCTCGCAGGCTGACCATCGGCTTGCGCACCTCGTAGTGCGCGAGGAGCTTCGCCGTGCGGCGTGTGTCCTCCGCTGCGATGAGATCGACTTCCTCGAGGATCCGGAGGGCCCGGAAGGTCAGGTCCTCCAGGTTGCCGATGGGCGTCCCGACCACGTAAAGGGTTCCCGTCATGGGGCGATCGGATTATCTATAATTCGGAGAAAGCCTCGGGAGCTTCGACCACACATGCCCCTGTACGAGTACCAGTGCCAGTCGTGCGCTCACCGCTTCGAGCGTATCCAGAAGTTCTCGGATCCGCCGGTCGCCGAGTGTCCGAACTGCGGCGGTCCCGTCGAGAAGCTGATTTCCTCTCCGGCCATCCAGTTCAAGGGATCCGGCTTCTACATCACCGACTACGCCAAGAGCGGATCGAAGCCGGATGCGGCGGGAGCCGCGAAGCCAGGGGCCGCGGCCGCTTCAGGCGATGGTGGATCGCCGAAAGGCGGCGATTCCGCGGCGGGCGGCGGGACCAAGGCCGACAGCGGGGCGAGCGCGAAGCCTGCCGCGGCCGCCGCCGGGGGCACGAAGGCCGACTGACGTCAGTGGCCGAGTGAGTTCAGGTACTGCCGAAGCGGCTCCGCCAGCTCCGGCCGTTTCAACCCGAAGTAGACGACCGCTTTCAGGAAGCCCAGCTTGTTGCCGGTGTCGTGCCGAACGCCGGTGATCTCGCACGCGTAGAGCGGCCGCTTCGAGAGCAGCCGTCTCATGCCATTCGTCAACTGAATCTCACCTGATTTCACGGAGCCCGACTCCTCGACGAGCGCGTCGAAGATGTCTGGCGTGAGGATGTACCGGCCGATGATCGCGAGGTCCGACGGCGCGTCCTCCGGCGCGGGTTTCTCGACGAGATCCCGGATGCGGTAGATGCCGGGACGGACCTCGTCGGCGGCGATCACGCCGTAGCCCGAGATCTGCGCCTTGGGGACGCGCTCCACGAGGATGACGGGCCCGTCGACCTCCTCGAACACCCGAATCATCTGCGCCAGCGCCGATGGCTGCGCATCGATCACGTCGTCTGCGAGGATCACGGCGAAGGGCTCGTCGCCGACGAGGGGCCGGGCGGTGAGCACCGCGTGTCCGAGGCCGAGCGGCTCGCCTTGGCGGACGTACGACAGGCTGCGGACGAGGTTGGAGATGGACCGGATCTCGGCCGCCAGCTCGCGCTTCTGCCGCGACTCCAGGAAGCTCTCGAGCTCGATCGACACGTCGAAGTGATCCTCGATCGCGTTCTTGCCGCGTCCGGTGACGATGATGATGTCGGTGACGCCGGCGCTCGTCGCCTCCTCGACGCCGTACTGGATGATCGGCTTGTCCACGAGCGGCAGCATTTCCTTCGGCTGGGCCTTCGTGGCGGGAAGGAACCGGGTGCCGAGTCCGGCAGCAGGAAACACCGCCTTGCGTACGCTCTTCTTCACGTGTGACCTCTCGGAAACTCTATCCCAGCGCGAGGCGTGTGGTCAGGGCGCGGGGAGGTGGCCCGAGGCTGGGGGTGGCGGCGTGTCGCGCCGGGAAGAGTGGGCGTCGCCGGCCTGCGCGCGGGCGCGAGCCGGCCCTTCGGCTACGAGCCGTTCGATTTCGTGGAGCTCGGCGGGCTTGGTGACGTGAGCGTCGAAACCGGCGTCCCTCGCGCGCACGCGATCGTGATCGCTGCCCCAGCCGGTGAGGGCGACGAGGAACATGGTGGCGCCGGTGCGCGACCGTCGCAGCGCGGCGGCGACCTCGAAGCCGTCCATGCCGGGCAGGCCGATGTCGAGGAGAACGACGTCGGGAGGCGACTGCTCGGCGAGCCGCAAGGCGTCCGCCCCGTTCCTGGCCGTCCACACGGTGTGCCCTCGCAGCTCGAGAAGCGACTGCAGCATCGACGCGGCGTCCTCGTTGTCGTCGACGACGAGCACACGGCGGTTGGCCGACACCGGCAGCGGAGGCGGCGCGCCTCGCTCGGGCGGCGGGGCGGTCGCGCGCGGCAGTTCCACGACGAACTCGCTGCCGTGCCCTTCGCCCTCGCTGCGCGCTTCGATCGACCCGCCGTGGAGGTCGATGATCGACTTCACGAGGGCGAGGCCGATGCCGAGGCCCTCCTTCGCGTGGTCGTTCTGCGCGAACATGTCGAAGATCCGCCCCAGATCCTGGCGGCGGATGCCCGCGCCCGTGTCGGCCACGGAGAGCAGCGCGCGCTCGCCGCGCTCGGACAGCGTGACCGTCACCGCGCCGCCGTCCGGGGTATAGCGAATCGCGTTGGACATCACGTTCGTGACGGCCTGGAGCAGGCGATCCGGGTCGGCGCTCACCCACGCGGGAGCGTCGGGGAGATGGGCCGTGATGCGGTGCGTGCCGGGCGCACCGGACAAGCGTGCGGCATCGATCGCCTCCTGCACGACGGTCCGCAGATCGACGACGTCGCGTCGCAGCGCGATCTTGTTGCGCTCGATGCGCGCCGCGTCGAGCAGGTCGTCCACGAGCCGCACGAGATGGGGCAACTGCCGTTCGACGACGCGCCGCGCGATCGCCGCGTCCGCCTGCGGCATCTGGAGCAGATCGAGCGCGTAGCGGATCGCCGCGAGCGGGTTGCGCAGCTCGTGCGACAGCGTCGCGAGGAACTGGCTCTTGTTGCGGTTCAGGTCGTCCAGCGCGGCGAGCGCCGTCGTGAGCTGCTCGCGCGCGCGCAGCGTCTCGATGAGGCGGCCGCACTGCGCAGCGAGCCACCGGATGAACCGGAACTGCTCCTCGGACCACTCGTAGGGATGCTCGGCGTACACGGCAATGGCGCCGTACGGCGCATCGTCGACGGCGATCGGCGCGGCGAGCACGGCGGCGAACGGCGGGCGATCGGCGGCGCGCCCGAGCAGCGGCAGATCGGGGCGGAGGCTGGCGTCGGCGAGCGCCGCGGGGCGCCCGTGCTCGATCGCCAGCGCCACGAAGCGATCCGGAATGCGATCGGCCGCCGCGGCCACGTCGGCCGGCGCGCTGGCAACCGCCGACAAGCCGTCCGCACCCATCTTGTAGATCAACACGGCGGCGGCCGCCGGCTCCCAGAGCGGCGCGGCGCGCGAGACCACGAGGCCGAGGGCGTCGCGCTGCGTGCTCGAGACGTTGACCAGGCCGAGCAGCACGTCGAGGATCTCCTCGCGCCTCGACAGGTCGGTGTTGAGGTGCTGGATCTCCTCCGCCTGGATCTGCACCTCCTCGTTGCGTTGCGTGAGCTGCTCGATCTGCGCGGCGATTTCCTCGCCCTGCCGGCCCAGCTCGTCCGCCTGATCTCTCAATCGGTCGTTCAGCTCGGCCAGCTCGTCGCGCTGCGCCCGGACATCCGTGAGCGCCGCGCGAAGCCGGCGCCTCGACCTGATGATCGTGTCCACCACTCCCGCGCCGACGCAGATGTTCACGAACGTGGCGGCGTGGACCAGCGGCGTCACCGTGCCGGCCGGCACGAGCCACGTCGCCTGGACGGCGTTCAGGACCGCGAATCCGGCGGCCATGGTCCACAACATGCGCCGATCCTGCGTCCAGACGCAGACGAGCATCGGCAGCACGTACGTCAGCGGCAGCACGATGTCGGAGAAGACGACGACGCGCAGCAGCCCCCACGCGAACATCAGGGCCAGGCCGAGCAGCATCGAGGCCCCAGGCCGGAGCGGTGGCAGCGGCGCAACCGACCGCGCTCGTTCGATCATCGCGGGACCGTCCGGTAGATGCAGCGTGCGACGAGGCGGGCGCCGGCGAGGCGCTCGGCGCGGCCGACGACGAGATAGCCGCCCGGCACGCACTCACGTTCGAGCCGGCCGAAGACGGCGTCCGCGCAATCCTGCTGCAGGTACATCGTCAGGTTCCGGCAGAGAATCAGGTGCCAGGGGCCGGGCTCGACGTCGCGGGTCAGATCGGCGACGCGCCAGCGGCAGCGATCCCGGAGCGCGGCGGCCACGCGCACGCGATGGCCCGCGACAGGTTCGGCGTATCGCGCCGCGAGATCGCGCGGGGCCGACTCGAACGTCCGCGCGTCGAAGACGCCGCCGAGAGCGTCGGCGACCGCGGTCGAGCGGCAGTCGGTCCCGACGAATTCGCATCGATTGAGTACGCCGGCGCCGGCGGCGAGCATCGCGACGCTGTACAGCTCGGCGCCGTTCGAACAGCCGGCGCTCCAGACGCGGATTGGGTCCGCGCCCGAGGTGAGCAGAGCGGGCAGGACGTGTCCGGCGAGCCGATCGAAGACGTCGGCGTCGCGGAAGAACTGCGTGACGCCGAGCAGCAAGGCGTCGGTCGCGACCCGCCGCAGCTCAGGGGCGGTGGCGAGCAGGTGCGCGGCGCGGTCGATCGAGCGCGCCCGGAGCGCGCTCAGGCAGGCTCCGACGCGCCGTTCGAGTGGTCCCGGCCGATACAGCTCGGCGTCGAGGCCCGCGAGACCGAGGACGTGATCCGCGAACGCGTCGCGCCGGTCGGCGCGTTGCGGGAGCCCGGACAATCGAGGGCCGGCGGTCGGCCATCGCGTCGCCGCCCGGGCCGCGGGCACGCCAGCGAATCGAACGTGGCGAAGGTTGGCGGCCGGAACGGCCTCACCAGCCGGTGATTCGGACACGCGGTTGCCTCCGTGGCTCAGCTTCGTCGACAGAGAACGCGACGGTCGTGCGCGGAACAGCGCTGGAGACGCCGGGCAGAGTATCGCAACGCCCTATCGGGAGACAACGGTCGTCGCGAGCCGCTCGGCCGAGGCGCTCGCGCCGGCGGCTCGAGCGCGAACGCGGAGCGCGCGCATCGCCGGGTGCGCCTGCAGGTAGACCTGCCCGGCCAGGGACGCAACGCGGTGGCGCCGCAGATGGCGGCGGAGAAGGGTGAGCGGTGCGGCACGCGGCACCTCGCCGGCGGAAAAGCGGGTGATGGCATCGGCGATCTCCGCGCGCGCGTCGTCGTCCAGCACGTCGTGGAGACAGCCAGCCGCGAGGCGGAGCACGTTCGTGTGGCGTTTCGTCGTCGGGATGGCGGAGAGCGCGTGCATGAAGCCGGCCGAGTACGAGGCTCGAAGCTCCGAGCGAGACGACGCGCGAGCGCGGGAGACGAGCCGGCCGAGCGCCGCGTACGACGCCGGCGCGTGCGCGAGCAACGTCAGCCGGTGCACCGCGTGGAACCGCGCGAGCGCGGCCGTCGTCCATCGGGTCGCGAAGAATGCGGCGAGGCGCCGGTAGGCCAGCACGCGTTCGACGAAGTGCTCGCGCAGTTCAGGGTCGCGGAGCCGGCACTCGTCCTCCACCGGCAGCAGCGGGAACCTCGCGATCAGGGCGACGGCGAAGAGCCCGGTGCCGTCTTCGGCGGGTGTCCCGCCGGCGTCGAAGACTTTCACGTGCGTCACGCCGCAGCTCGGCGAGTCCTTCTTCAAGACGAAGCCACAGAGATTCAGACCGGCCAGCGCGTCGAGCTTTCGCGCGGCGTACTCGCGCATGGCGGGCGAGTGGTCGTAGCCAGTGCGCGTCGTGATCATCCGCACCTCGTCGTCCGCGCGGACGAGGCGGATGGTCTCACGCGGCGTGGGCAGGCCCGACTCGACCTCGGGGCAGACGGAGATCCACTCGACGACGGTGCCGAGCGCGTCGGCGAGGAAGGCGTCGCGTTTGTGGCCTCCGTCGAACCGGACGCGTTGGCCGACCAGGCACGCCGAGATGCCGAGGCGCAGGCGCGGTGCGGGCATCACCTCCGATTATGCCCGGGCGCGTGCCCTGCGCAGGCAGCGCGCGCCGCGGTATAGCATGTGAGCCATGTTGGATCCCGTGTACGTGCGAGA
It includes:
- the rsmI gene encoding 16S rRNA (cytidine(1402)-2'-O)-methyltransferase, with protein sequence MTGTLYVVGTPIGNLEDLTFRALRILEEVDLIAAEDTRRTAKLLAHYEVRKPMVSLREHNERRETPRLVAQLTRGKSVALVSDAGTPGISDPGAHLVAAAHRHGIAVRPIPGASAVTASLSAAGFPASQFVVIGFPSRESVKRQSLALDLAEEERTAVIFEAPHRVSETLRSLSELKPARTVAVFREMTKLNEACTLTTTDRLAEIEIRPQGEFVIVLGPRPAESSDADRTAEIVDFVGRLTAGRPFDLDEAVRIAALTLDERPSRVANVVRRRTILAKRQNSPSS
- a CDS encoding zinc ribbon domain-containing protein, with the protein product MPLYEYQCQSCAHRFERIQKFSDPPVAECPNCGGPVEKLISSPAIQFKGSGFYITDYAKSGSKPDAAGAAKPGAAAASGDGGSPKGGDSAAGGGTKADSGASAKPAAAAAGGTKAD
- the galU gene encoding UTP--glucose-1-phosphate uridylyltransferase GalU, whose product is MKKSVRKAVFPAAGLGTRFLPATKAQPKEMLPLVDKPIIQYGVEEATSAGVTDIIIVTGRGKNAIEDHFDVSIELESFLESRQKRELAAEIRSISNLVRSLSYVRQGEPLGLGHAVLTARPLVGDEPFAVILADDVIDAQPSALAQMIRVFEEVDGPVILVERVPKAQISGYGVIAADEVRPGIYRIRDLVEKPAPEDAPSDLAIIGRYILTPDIFDALVEESGSVKSGEIQLTNGMRRLLSKRPLYACEITGVRHDTGNKLGFLKAVVYFGLKRPELAEPLRQYLNSLGH
- a CDS encoding response regulator, whose amino-acid sequence is MIERARSVAPLPPLRPGASMLLGLALMFAWGLLRVVVFSDIVLPLTYVLPMLVCVWTQDRRMLWTMAAGFAVLNAVQATWLVPAGTVTPLVHAATFVNICVGAGVVDTIIRSRRRLRAALTDVRAQRDELAELNDRLRDQADELGRQGEEIAAQIEQLTQRNEEVQIQAEEIQHLNTDLSRREEILDVLLGLVNVSSTQRDALGLVVSRAAPLWEPAAAAVLIYKMGADGLSAVASAPADVAAAADRIPDRFVALAIEHGRPAALADASLRPDLPLLGRAADRPPFAAVLAAPIAVDDAPYGAIAVYAEHPYEWSEEQFRFIRWLAAQCGRLIETLRAREQLTTALAALDDLNRNKSQFLATLSHELRNPLAAIRYALDLLQMPQADAAIARRVVERQLPHLVRLVDDLLDAARIERNKIALRRDVVDLRTVVQEAIDAARLSGAPGTHRITAHLPDAPAWVSADPDRLLQAVTNVMSNAIRYTPDGGAVTVTLSERGERALLSVADTGAGIRRQDLGRIFDMFAQNDHAKEGLGIGLALVKSIIDLHGGSIEARSEGEGHGSEFVVELPRATAPPPERGAPPPLPVSANRRVLVVDDNEDAASMLQSLLELRGHTVWTARNGADALRLAEQSPPDVVLLDIGLPGMDGFEVAAALRRSRTGATMFLVALTGWGSDHDRVRARDAGFDAHVTKPAELHEIERLVAEGPARARAQAGDAHSSRRDTPPPPASGHLPAP
- a CDS encoding DUF1722 domain-containing protein; protein product: MPAPRLRLGISACLVGQRVRFDGGHKRDAFLADALGTVVEWISVCPEVESGLPTPRETIRLVRADDEVRMITTRTGYDHSPAMREYAARKLDALAGLNLCGFVLKKDSPSCGVTHVKVFDAGGTPAEDGTGLFAVALIARFPLLPVEDECRLRDPELREHFVERVLAYRRLAAFFATRWTTAALARFHAVHRLTLLAHAPASYAALGRLVSRARASSRSELRASYSAGFMHALSAIPTTKRHTNVLRLAAGCLHDVLDDDARAEIADAITRFSAGEVPRAAPLTLLRRHLRRHRVASLAGQVYLQAHPAMRALRVRARAAGASASAERLATTVVSR